The proteins below come from a single Chryseobacterium sp. MA9 genomic window:
- a CDS encoding exopolysaccharide biosynthesis polyprenyl glycosylphosphotransferase, which translates to MQRIRYSRYLKSIIMLLDLMVIASIFIFFFISRNESLKYHKETWYQNIFSLILLFLFWVLLSGRTKIYNIPRNLTYTLFLERLLIHFLFFILGVLLIGKVSKNVFFNSDIYWLSFYLFIFIFLTKSFIYFAIKYLRSIGANYRNVMFLGDSHSTEILKNIFTDRKDYGYRIFEYENSDININELVTFWKKNGIHTLFLSMENSYSEWIENEIFKLAEDNKIHISLIPSITQSDFFLYDLGYIQTQPVLNQARYPLDYYSNFLMKRTFDIVFSVVMLVFICSWVFPIIAVLIKATSKGPVFFLQKRYGFHEEVFSCFKFRTMVVNDESTTKTTSVNDSRITKVGKFLRKTSLDELPQFINVLKGEMSVVGPRPHMLSVDNYYKPKIGRYSLRSMVSPGITGLAQVNGLRGDFGDVEVEMKKRVLADAFYVRNWSFVLDLVIILKTIFLVIGGDKNAK; encoded by the coding sequence TCAGAATATTTTTTCTCTGATTCTGTTGTTTTTGTTCTGGGTGCTTCTTAGCGGTAGGACAAAAATATACAACATTCCGAGGAACCTTACTTATACCTTGTTTCTTGAACGCCTTTTAATCCACTTCCTCTTTTTTATACTTGGCGTACTGCTTATAGGAAAGGTAAGTAAAAATGTATTTTTCAATTCGGATATATACTGGCTTTCATTTTATCTTTTTATTTTCATATTTCTGACGAAATCTTTTATCTATTTCGCAATCAAATATTTACGATCCATTGGAGCCAATTACAGGAATGTGATGTTTTTAGGAGACAGCCACTCCACGGAGATCCTGAAAAATATTTTTACAGACCGTAAAGACTACGGATACAGAATATTTGAATATGAAAATTCTGATATCAATATCAATGAACTGGTTACTTTCTGGAAAAAGAACGGGATTCATACTTTGTTTTTATCGATGGAAAATTCTTATAGTGAATGGATTGAGAATGAGATTTTCAAATTGGCAGAGGATAATAAAATTCATATTTCATTGATTCCCAGTATCACACAAAGCGATTTTTTCCTGTATGATCTTGGATATATACAAACCCAGCCGGTCCTTAACCAGGCAAGATATCCTTTGGATTATTATTCTAATTTCCTGATGAAAAGGACGTTTGACATTGTGTTTTCTGTTGTTATGCTGGTTTTTATCTGCTCCTGGGTATTCCCGATCATTGCGGTTTTAATCAAGGCAACCTCCAAAGGTCCCGTATTTTTCCTTCAGAAAAGATATGGTTTCCATGAAGAGGTATTCAGTTGCTTTAAATTCAGAACAATGGTTGTGAATGATGAATCCACAACCAAAACCACATCGGTAAATGATTCAAGGATTACCAAAGTGGGTAAGTTTTTAAGAAAAACCAGTCTTGATGAACTTCCACAATTTATCAATGTACTGAAAGGAGAAATGTCTGTGGTAGGGCCGCGTCCTCATATGCTTTCCGTTGATAATTATTATAAACCAAAAATCGGGAGATACAGCTTAAGAAGTATGGTAAGCCCTGGTATCACAGGATTAGCACAGGTAAATGGACTTCGGGGTGACTTCGGAGATGTGGAAGTAGAGATGAAAAAACGAGTCCTGGCCGATGCTTTTTATGTAAGAAACTGGAGTTTTGTACTCGATCTGGTGATTATTTTAAAAACCATTTTCCTGGTTATAGGTGGAGATAAAAACGCAAAATAA
- a CDS encoding ABC transporter permease translates to MLKKFFTAVGEYMILLGKSLRKPQKMRVFWKLFMREINDLGVNSFGLVIFTSIFVGAVVAIQMFNNFDASSFPIPPSFVGYATKAVLVLEFAPTIISLILAGKVGSYIASSIGTMRVSEQIDALDIMGVNSPNFLILPKIIACMLFNPLLIAISIVFGIGGGYIAGILTGNWTENDYIVGIQMYMPNLFIYYAFSKTIVFAFIIATVPSYFGYFVKGGSLEVGRASTQAVVWTMVFIIISELILTQLILS, encoded by the coding sequence ATGTTAAAAAAGTTTTTCACAGCAGTAGGGGAATACATGATCCTCTTGGGAAAATCCCTGCGGAAGCCTCAGAAAATGAGGGTTTTCTGGAAGCTGTTCATGAGAGAAATTAATGATTTGGGAGTAAATTCTTTCGGACTTGTCATCTTCACATCCATATTCGTTGGAGCTGTAGTGGCTATTCAGATGTTCAATAACTTTGATGCTTCTTCTTTTCCTATTCCACCTTCATTTGTGGGATATGCTACGAAGGCGGTTTTGGTTTTGGAATTTGCCCCTACTATTATCAGTCTGATTCTGGCGGGTAAAGTAGGTTCATATATTGCTTCCAGTATTGGAACAATGAGAGTTTCTGAGCAGATTGATGCATTGGACATCATGGGAGTAAATTCACCCAATTTTCTGATACTTCCTAAAATTATTGCCTGTATGCTGTTTAATCCTCTTCTTATTGCTATCAGTATCGTATTTGGTATTGGTGGAGGTTATATTGCCGGGATTTTAACAGGAAACTGGACGGAAAACGACTATATTGTTGGTATTCAAATGTATATGCCTAATTTATTTATTTACTATGCATTTAGCAAGACTATAGTTTTCGCTTTTATCATTGCAACAGTTCCTTCCTATTTCGGATATTTTGTGAAAGGAGGATCTCTGGAAGTGGGAAGAGCCAGTACGCAGGCAGTAGTATGGACAATGGTATTTATTATCATTTCTGAATTAATTTTAACCCAATTAATATTAAGCTGA
- a CDS encoding ABC transporter ATP-binding protein, whose product MIEVKDLKKSFGDVEVLKGISTSFDKGKVNLIIGQSGSGKTVFLKSLLNVYMPSSGEILFDGRDVNTMNRDEKQHLRSEIGTLFQGSALFDSLTVEENIMFPLDMFTNLTYREKKKRVFEVIGRVHLDKADKKYPSEISGGMQKRVAIARAIVNNPKYLFCDEPNSGLDPYTSKVIDDLLYEITKEYNTTTIINTHDMNSVMTIGEKIVYLRLGIKEWEGNKDILITAGNKNLIDFVYSSELFKELREYLLENNKTIETTTTKIDDNEKGT is encoded by the coding sequence ATGATTGAGGTAAAAGATCTTAAGAAAAGTTTTGGTGATGTTGAAGTACTTAAGGGAATTTCAACTTCATTTGATAAAGGAAAGGTAAACTTAATTATTGGGCAGAGTGGTTCCGGGAAAACCGTTTTTTTAAAAAGTTTATTGAATGTCTATATGCCATCTTCAGGAGAAATTCTGTTTGACGGCCGGGATGTCAATACCATGAACAGAGATGAAAAACAACATCTCCGTTCAGAAATCGGGACTCTATTTCAGGGAAGTGCATTATTTGATTCTTTAACTGTGGAAGAGAATATTATGTTTCCTCTTGATATGTTTACCAATCTTACCTACAGAGAAAAAAAGAAAAGGGTTTTTGAAGTTATAGGAAGAGTGCATCTTGATAAGGCAGATAAAAAATACCCTTCAGAGATCTCAGGAGGAATGCAGAAAAGAGTTGCTATTGCCCGGGCGATTGTCAACAATCCCAAATACCTGTTCTGTGATGAGCCCAATTCCGGGCTTGATCCTTATACCTCAAAGGTAATTGATGATCTTCTTTACGAAATCACAAAAGAATATAATACAACAACCATCATCAATACTCACGACATGAACTCTGTAATGACGATTGGCGAGAAAATTGTATACCTAAGGCTGGGAATCAAAGAATGGGAAGGGAATAAAGACATCCTGATTACCGCAGGCAATAAAAATCTGATTGATTTCGTTTATTCTTCAGAACTGTTTAAAGAGCTGAGAGAATATTTACTTGAGAATAATAAAACGATTGAAACTACAACTACAAAAATAGACGATAATGAAAAAGGTACTTAG
- a CDS encoding outer membrane beta-barrel protein, with protein sequence MKKVLSIALIGFSMWASAQISLAGKANLIFPTGSPSWSNIKGTVNDAIDGTGKNNVGFNVGLSLKVGLPTSLFVMPEIYYTHFKNEFTTENTTFDVKSNRIDVPVLLGYNLLGNMLGVFVGPVGSFNLNKDNTYNDFKENAKNDFTVGYQFGAQLEIKKLIVNARYEGAFSKDERNFINRVSGSEIRYDNRPNLFMVGLGYKF encoded by the coding sequence ATGAAAAAGGTACTTAGTATAGCGTTAATAGGATTTTCAATGTGGGCTTCTGCACAGATTTCACTGGCAGGTAAGGCTAACTTAATTTTTCCTACCGGCTCACCTTCATGGTCCAATATTAAAGGAACAGTGAATGATGCCATTGACGGAACAGGTAAAAATAATGTAGGTTTCAATGTCGGCCTTTCATTAAAAGTAGGTCTTCCTACTTCATTGTTTGTGATGCCGGAAATCTATTATACTCACTTCAAAAATGAGTTTACTACAGAGAACACTACTTTTGATGTTAAAAGCAACCGTATAGATGTTCCGGTTCTTTTAGGATATAACCTTTTGGGAAATATGTTAGGTGTTTTTGTAGGACCTGTTGGGAGCTTTAATTTAAATAAAGATAATACTTACAACGATTTCAAAGAAAATGCTAAAAATGACTTTACAGTAGGTTATCAGTTTGGAGCACAGCTTGAAATCAAAAAGCTTATTGTAAATGCAAGATATGAAGGAGCTTTCAGTAAAGACGAAAGAAACTTTATCAACAGAGTTTCCGGTTCGGAAATCAGATATGATAACAGACCTAACCTGTTTATGGTAGGTTTAGGATATAAATTCTAA
- a CDS encoding M48 family metallopeptidase, whose translation MKVTHLLGMGAIALSAVACTTNPITGRSSLQLANNSEILTMSSQEYKTTLSKGKVITGTADAKRVVNVGNRIKSAAERYYQSIGRSADLASYSWEFNLLQSSELNAWCMPGGKVAVYTGILPVTKDDNGLAVVMGHEVSHALAGHGNERISQAMVAQYGGAILGGTISNSQWASVFQKVYPIGSQVALLNYGRGQESEADEMGLYLMSMAGYDPRAAIPFWNRMEAASTGARQPEFLSTHPNPETRISDINKDLPKALEYYKAAGGKI comes from the coding sequence ATGAAAGTTACACATCTATTAGGAATGGGAGCTATTGCTCTGTCGGCTGTTGCCTGTACTACAAACCCGATTACTGGAAGATCGTCTTTACAGCTGGCCAACAACTCGGAAATTTTAACAATGTCTTCGCAGGAATACAAGACGACATTGTCTAAAGGTAAGGTGATTACCGGTACGGCAGATGCAAAGAGAGTGGTAAATGTAGGAAACAGAATTAAAAGCGCTGCAGAAAGATATTATCAGAGTATAGGAAGATCAGCAGATCTTGCGAGCTACAGCTGGGAATTTAATCTTCTGCAAAGCAGCGAACTGAATGCCTGGTGTATGCCTGGTGGTAAAGTAGCCGTCTATACCGGAATATTACCGGTTACAAAAGACGATAACGGACTTGCCGTAGTAATGGGACATGAGGTTTCCCATGCGTTGGCAGGCCACGGAAATGAAAGAATTTCTCAGGCAATGGTGGCCCAGTACGGAGGTGCTATCCTGGGAGGAACAATCTCAAATTCACAATGGGCCAGTGTTTTCCAGAAGGTATATCCTATCGGTTCACAGGTGGCGTTATTGAACTACGGAAGAGGTCAGGAATCAGAAGCTGATGAAATGGGGCTTTACCTGATGTCTATGGCAGGATATGATCCAAGAGCGGCAATCCCTTTCTGGAACAGAATGGAAGCGGCATCTACAGGAGCAAGACAACCAGAATTCTTGTCTACCCACCCGAATCCGGAAACAAGAATTTCAGATATCAATAAGGATCTTCCGAAAGCTTTAGAATATTATAAGGCTGCGGGAGGAAAAATATAA
- a CDS encoding DUF4251 domain-containing protein: MKKYISLLMIFGFLFFFQSCASQGSSDPKTVDTLINSQEFTFHAERANPTNYDVINVMNSMPNATATRILNLNGDYTIDVSKNTLDVVLPYFGRVFNPSYGNTSDNSYRFTSKDFTVSKTQNKKGKWTLKFKPNDVRTIDEVNIEIFKNGKAFVSMRSNDRQPISYDGYISKTEVKQEKEKP; encoded by the coding sequence ATGAAAAAGTATATTTCTTTACTGATGATTTTTGGATTTCTGTTCTTTTTTCAGAGCTGTGCTTCACAGGGTTCATCAGATCCGAAAACAGTGGATACGTTAATCAATTCTCAGGAGTTTACGTTCCATGCAGAAAGAGCCAATCCTACGAATTATGACGTTATCAATGTCATGAATTCAATGCCTAATGCTACCGCCACAAGAATACTTAACCTGAACGGAGATTACACCATTGATGTAAGTAAAAATACGCTGGATGTAGTGCTGCCTTATTTCGGAAGGGTATTCAACCCATCTTATGGAAATACCAGCGATAACAGCTACAGATTTACCTCAAAAGATTTTACCGTAAGTAAAACTCAGAATAAAAAAGGAAAATGGACTTTAAAGTTCAAGCCTAATGATGTAAGAACTATTGATGAAGTGAATATTGAAATTTTCAAAAACGGCAAGGCTTTCGTTTCTATGAGAAGTAACGACAGACAACCGATTAGTTATGACGGATATATTTCTAAAACTGAGGTAAAACAGGAAAAAGAGAAACCTTAA
- the meaB gene encoding methylmalonyl Co-A mutase-associated GTPase MeaB yields MKFSTEELIEGIQSGNKRLIAKAITLVESKKAEHRVQAEDLLKKIMPHTGNSVRVGVTGVPGAGKSTFIENFGRLVIAQGKKVAVLAIDPSSAINKGSILGDKTRMEELAKEENAFIRPSPSSGFLGGVANTTFETMMICEAAGYDYILIETVGVGQSEVLVADITDVFLFLKIIGGGDELQGIKRGIMEMVDLIFINKVDQDNLQKAKNTRLELKRALDFIPPKEKGWKIPVLLGSALHNEGLQEVYDAIFEFIDLKKKSGRFEEIRVQQAEKRFEYWVQEYILSLMKKSDAVEEAYHMHKKNASAMVSNPSTEAKLFVEKFLSNENRD; encoded by the coding sequence ATGAAATTTTCTACAGAAGAGCTAATAGAAGGAATACAGTCAGGAAACAAACGCCTGATTGCAAAAGCTATTACATTGGTTGAAAGTAAAAAAGCAGAGCACAGGGTACAGGCAGAAGACCTTTTGAAGAAGATCATGCCCCATACCGGAAACTCTGTGAGAGTGGGAGTAACAGGAGTTCCCGGTGCCGGAAAATCCACTTTTATAGAAAACTTCGGCCGGTTGGTTATTGCACAAGGCAAAAAAGTGGCAGTTTTAGCTATAGATCCAAGTTCTGCAATCAATAAAGGAAGTATTTTAGGAGATAAAACCAGGATGGAAGAACTTGCGAAAGAAGAAAATGCGTTCATACGTCCTTCCCCAAGCTCAGGTTTTCTGGGCGGAGTAGCCAATACTACTTTTGAAACAATGATGATCTGCGAGGCCGCGGGCTACGATTATATTTTAATAGAAACCGTAGGAGTAGGTCAGTCAGAAGTTCTGGTAGCAGATATTACCGATGTTTTCTTATTCCTTAAAATCATTGGAGGAGGAGACGAACTCCAGGGAATAAAACGCGGTATTATGGAAATGGTAGACCTTATTTTCATCAATAAAGTAGATCAGGACAACCTCCAGAAAGCAAAAAATACAAGACTGGAATTGAAAAGAGCGCTGGATTTTATTCCACCGAAAGAAAAAGGCTGGAAAATTCCGGTTTTATTAGGTTCTGCCCTTCATAACGAAGGATTACAGGAAGTTTATGATGCAATTTTCGAATTTATTGATCTGAAAAAGAAAAGCGGTCGTTTTGAAGAAATCCGTGTTCAGCAGGCTGAGAAACGGTTTGAATATTGGGTTCAGGAATATATTTTATCCCTGATGAAGAAGAGCGATGCCGTGGAAGAAGCTTATCATATGCACAAAAAAAATGCTTCAGCTATGGTTTCCAATCCAAGTACTGAAGCAAAATTATTTGTTGAAAAATTTCTATCTAATGAAAACAGAGATTAA
- a CDS encoding cytochrome c, with translation MKKLIAAASFTAILLVSCTPKASTSATTAGTSTSTAEQIAQGKTIFENSCGRCHKLPDPASHNPVQWVGIMNSMAPKAKLTDEQHQWVYDYIVSVKK, from the coding sequence ATGAAAAAACTCATTGCTGCGGCTTCGTTTACTGCTATTTTGCTGGTTTCCTGTACGCCGAAAGCTTCTACATCCGCTACTACTGCAGGAACTTCAACATCTACTGCAGAACAGATTGCTCAAGGGAAAACTATTTTCGAAAACTCTTGTGGAAGATGTCATAAGTTACCTGATCCTGCTTCACATAATCCTGTACAATGGGTAGGAATCATGAATTCTATGGCTCCAAAGGCAAAACTGACGGATGAGCAGCACCAATGGGTTTATGATTATATTGTTTCTGTGAAGAAGTAA
- a CDS encoding c-type cytochrome, with product MKKLILTGIAASAFLVSCGPKSVAVTGPKYTSSEQLTQGKTIFENSCAKCHKLPEPTKHDDKGWINTLSRMAPKAKLTDDQHQMVYDYLISVNKK from the coding sequence ATGAAAAAACTCATCTTAACTGGTATCGCAGCATCAGCATTTCTGGTATCCTGCGGACCAAAAAGTGTGGCTGTAACAGGGCCAAAGTATACGTCATCTGAGCAGTTGACACAGGGAAAAACCATTTTTGAAAACTCCTGTGCAAAATGTCATAAGCTGCCAGAACCTACCAAGCATGACGACAAGGGATGGATCAACACTTTAAGCAGAATGGCTCCAAAGGCTAAACTGACTGATGACCAGCATCAAATGGTGTATGACTATTTGATCTCTGTAAATAAAAAATAA
- the prfH gene encoding peptide chain release factor H produces MEKLIQITSGRGPLECQWVVAKVLKTFLEEAKQNTIEYEIIHRENGDENLTLKSVTILLKGKDLTLFLKNWLGSICWTGKSTFRKLHKRSNWFIGIFELEDVKMIDFNEKDIRFQTTRSQGSGGQNVNKVNTAVRATHIPTRETVFVQDSRSQLENKKLSVIRLKEKVMAGYIQQLERKLKETWSLQMQVERGNPVRTFSGTDFKKNYEDRTFRKQRNVLKNELKNYRNDLN; encoded by the coding sequence ATGGAAAAATTAATACAGATCACTTCAGGAAGAGGTCCTTTAGAATGCCAATGGGTAGTAGCAAAGGTTCTGAAGACCTTTCTTGAAGAGGCAAAACAAAATACAATAGAATACGAAATCATTCATCGTGAAAATGGTGATGAAAACCTGACATTAAAGTCTGTGACCATACTTTTAAAAGGAAAAGACCTAACCTTATTTTTAAAAAACTGGCTGGGAAGCATTTGCTGGACAGGAAAAAGTACATTCAGGAAATTGCACAAAAGAAGCAATTGGTTTATCGGAATCTTTGAACTTGAAGATGTAAAAATGATAGATTTCAATGAAAAAGATATCCGTTTTCAAACAACGAGAAGTCAGGGAAGCGGCGGGCAAAATGTAAACAAGGTGAATACTGCTGTACGCGCCACTCATATCCCTACAAGAGAAACAGTGTTTGTACAGGACTCGCGCTCACAGCTGGAGAATAAAAAATTATCCGTTATCAGACTCAAAGAAAAGGTAATGGCTGGTTATATTCAACAACTGGAAAGAAAGCTGAAAGAAACCTGGTCTCTTCAGATGCAGGTAGAACGTGGAAATCCGGTTCGGACATTTTCAGGAACAGATTTTAAAAAGAATTATGAAGACAGGACGTTCAGAAAACAAAGGAATGTCTTAAAAAATGAACTCAAAAACTACAGAAATGACCTTAACTAA
- a CDS encoding nucleotidyltransferase family protein, translated as MGAPHNIKRYGEIWPEFRIQSGLEILDKLKEKVIISGGWAWHFMSETGHTEYKHAHDHKDIDVFVKKENIAEVVIILQQEGFQKVWTRYDHLPSEENFRRYEKTVELENEKFHRITIDFFERDDLETIETHGFTVVKPDILLSFYRNIHSSDKCWAVMAAKDLLQKGIDPVGHPLLSKMPT; from the coding sequence ATGGGAGCACCACATAACATAAAAAGATACGGTGAAATCTGGCCGGAATTCAGAATCCAGTCAGGACTCGAAATTTTAGATAAATTAAAAGAAAAAGTCATCATATCAGGTGGCTGGGCATGGCATTTCATGTCTGAAACAGGACATACAGAATACAAACATGCTCATGACCACAAGGATATTGATGTTTTTGTAAAAAAAGAGAATATAGCAGAAGTAGTTATCATTCTTCAGCAGGAAGGATTCCAGAAAGTCTGGACCCGATATGACCATCTGCCGAGTGAGGAAAACTTTCGCAGGTATGAGAAAACAGTAGAACTGGAAAACGAAAAATTTCACAGAATTACCATAGATTTCTTTGAAAGAGATGACCTTGAAACTATCGAAACCCATGGGTTTACCGTTGTGAAACCTGATATTTTACTTTCATTTTACAGAAATATTCATTCCAGTGACAAATGCTGGGCAGTAATGGCTGCAAAAGATTTATTACAAAAGGGGATAGATCCGGTAGGGCACCCTTTATTAAGCAAAATGCCAACATAA
- a CDS encoding RtcB family protein gives MGNLKLKGKDILKLGYPNNQSVNVALEVMKRNFATKNIHHVKSLLKEILLNPENFEKDLTFGQIAETLLSSKKTEKRMLNSQRAAFQIFGNNISEEAKNQLYTALKLPISTQGALMPDAHSGYGLPIGGVLAVENAVIPYGVGMDIGCRMSLSILDTPVSYLEGARDKYEKALAEHTKFGMYETHKSHIDHEIFERDTFDMIPILRRLKGKAIKQMGSSGGGNHFVEFGEVEITEEDEQIGLPKGKYLGILSHSGSRGLGAEIAQYYSRVATEQCPLPKEAQNFAWLDLSTHLGLEYWTAMNLAGDYASACHDDIHRRLVKAVGGRVKARIENHHNFAWKEIHNGKEVIVHRKGATPANENELGMIPGSMTAKGFIVRGKGNPESLNSASHGAGRAHSRGECRSLFTQHDIKKELKLKNVILMGGNAEEAPMAYKDINEVMNAQSELVDILGTFQPRIVRMDR, from the coding sequence ATGGGAAATTTAAAACTAAAAGGAAAAGATATATTAAAACTGGGCTATCCAAATAATCAAAGCGTAAACGTAGCATTGGAAGTCATGAAAAGAAATTTTGCAACGAAAAATATTCATCACGTAAAATCTCTTTTAAAGGAAATCCTGCTGAATCCGGAGAATTTTGAAAAAGATCTCACCTTCGGACAAATTGCAGAAACCCTTCTTTCATCCAAAAAAACAGAAAAAAGAATGCTGAATTCACAGCGTGCTGCATTTCAGATTTTTGGAAACAATATTTCAGAAGAGGCAAAAAATCAGTTATACACTGCTTTGAAACTGCCTATTTCTACTCAGGGAGCATTAATGCCTGATGCCCACAGCGGGTACGGACTTCCAATAGGAGGAGTTCTGGCAGTGGAAAATGCAGTAATCCCTTACGGAGTAGGAATGGATATTGGCTGCAGAATGAGCCTCAGCATTTTGGATACACCCGTTTCATATCTTGAAGGAGCAAGAGATAAATATGAAAAAGCTCTTGCCGAACATACAAAATTTGGAATGTATGAAACGCATAAATCTCACATAGATCATGAGATTTTCGAAAGAGATACATTCGATATGATCCCGATCTTAAGAAGATTAAAGGGAAAAGCAATCAAACAGATGGGATCCTCGGGCGGAGGAAATCATTTTGTAGAATTCGGAGAAGTGGAAATCACCGAAGAAGACGAACAGATTGGCCTGCCGAAAGGAAAATATCTGGGAATCTTATCTCACAGCGGTTCGAGAGGTCTCGGAGCAGAGATCGCACAGTATTACTCAAGAGTGGCAACAGAACAGTGCCCGTTACCAAAAGAAGCTCAAAACTTCGCCTGGTTGGACCTTAGCACACACCTTGGACTGGAATACTGGACAGCGATGAATCTTGCCGGAGATTATGCTTCAGCCTGTCATGACGATATCCACAGAAGGCTGGTAAAAGCAGTCGGTGGAAGAGTAAAAGCCAGAATTGAAAACCATCACAACTTTGCTTGGAAAGAAATCCATAACGGTAAAGAAGTGATTGTTCACCGCAAAGGAGCTACTCCTGCCAATGAAAACGAACTGGGAATGATCCCAGGATCTATGACAGCAAAAGGATTCATTGTTCGCGGAAAAGGAAACCCGGAATCTCTGAATTCAGCATCACATGGCGCCGGAAGAGCCCATTCAAGAGGAGAATGCAGAAGCCTTTTCACTCAGCATGATATTAAAAAAGAATTAAAGCTTAAAAATGTCATACTGATGGGCGGAAATGCAGAAGAAGCACCTATGGCCTATAAAGACATCAACGAAGTGATGAATGCACAGAGCGAATTGGTAGATATTCTGGGAACTTTCCAGCCAAGAATTGTGAGAATGGACAGATAA